Proteins encoded together in one Triticum dicoccoides isolate Atlit2015 ecotype Zavitan chromosome 7B, WEW_v2.0, whole genome shotgun sequence window:
- the LOC119337928 gene encoding transaldolase-like: MALSISAPTSSPFLPAPRQVGRWSSSPSSAKPAVFSLRRPVVVARAAAGNAPSSPAGAVVTEFDVVSSFSEIVPDTVVFDDFEKFAPTAATVSSSLLLGIAGLPDTKFKSAIDTALVDGECNTMEKPGDRMSCYLTKALGNVGAELAHQVPGRVSTEIDARLAYDTQGIVQRVHELLQIYNEHDIPSERLLFKIPATWQGIEASRLLESEGTQTHLTFVYSFAQAAAAAQAGASVVQIFVGRIRDWAKNHSGDPEIDEALKKGEDAGLALVKKAYVYIHKNGYKTKLMAAAVRNKQDVFSLLGIDYIIAPLKILQSLDESVTYSDEKYGYVQRLTPSLDKMYNFSQEELVKWDQLSLAAAMGPAAEELLASGLEGYANQARRVEELFAKIWPPPNV; encoded by the exons ATGGCGCTCTCCATTTCCGCACCCACCTCGTCTCCCTTCCTCCCCGCCCCCCGCCAG GTCGGCAGGTGGAGCTCGTCACCAAGCTCGGCTAAGCCCGCGGTTTTTAGCCTACGGAGGCCGGTTGTGGTGGCACGGGCCGCCGCCGGCAACGCGCCCTCTTCCCCCGCAGGCG CGGTCGTAACTGAGTTCGACGTGGTCTCCAGCTTCAGCGAGATCGTGCCGGACACAGTCGTGTTCGATGATTTTGAGAA GTTTGCACCGACGGCGGCCACCGTGAGCTCTTCACTTTTGCTTGGGATCGCAGGGCTCCCGGATACCAAGTTCAAG AGTGCCATAGATACCGCATTGGTAGATGGTGAATGTAACACAATGGAGAAGCCCGGGGACCGGATGTCCTGTTACCTTACCAAG GCCCTGGGGAATGTTGGAGCTGAGCTGGCTCATCAAGTTCCTGGAAGAGTGTCCACGGAAATAGATGCTCGATTGGCTTACGATACCCAAGGAATCGTCCAGAGG GTGCATGAACTGTTGCAGATATACAATGAACATGATATCCCATCAGAACGTCTGTTATTCAAAATTCCTGCTACATGGCAA ggtatagaagcgtcaagattacTTGAATCTGAAGGAACTCAAACACATCTAACATTCGTTTACAG TTTTGCACAAGCAGCAGCTGCAGCGCAAGCTGGTGCATCCGTCGTACAAATATTTGTGGGGCGTATTCGG GATTGGGCAAAGAATCACTCTGGTGACCCAGAGATTGATGAAGCTTTAAAGAAGGGAGAAGATGCTGGCCTTGCCTTG GTGAAGAAAGCGTATGTGTACATTCACAAGAATGGGTACAAGACAAAGTTGATGGCCGCTGCCGTGCGCAACAAGCAAGACGTGTTTAGCCTTCTGGG GATCGACTACATCATCGCGCCCCTGAAGATACTGCAGTCCTTGGATGAATCTGTGACCTATTCCGATGAAAAGTACGGTTATGTCCAGAGGCTGACTCCTTCGCTTGACAAGATGTACAACTTCAGCCAAGAGGAG CTTGTGAAGTGGGACCAGCTGAGCCTGGCTGCGGCGATGGGGCCAGCGGCGGAGGAGCTGCTTGCTTCTGGGCTGGAGGGGTACGCAAACCAGGCGCGGCGCGTGGAGGAGCTCTTCGCCAAGATCTGGCCACCCCCCAATGTTTGA